GGCTGATCTTTGCCTGTACCTGTGGAGTGATCCTGGGCATTGGGCTCTGTGCCAACTTGTTGgtcttctctctgtttgccAAGCACAACACGTTGCGGAAGAACCGCCTCGACATCCTCCTACTCAGCATGACCCTGGCTGACTTCCTCACCCTCCTGCTCATCCCTTTTACCTTGTACTCTGCCGTAAGCCACTCATGGCCTCTGGGTGACACTGGCTGCAAGGTCTACCAGTTCCTGCTGGCCTTTAGCCTGGCAGCCAGCACCTACTCATTGTGTGCTGTATCTATGACCCGTGCCATGATCATCACCAACCCGTACCACCCACCCACTATGGACCTGGTCATCCTCATGTTTGTCCTGGTCTGGGCCCTCAGCTTCTTCATCAGCCTGCCACTGCGAATGTTTGCCACCAAAGACAGCCTGGGCCCAAGCCTGGGCTTTTCCTTCTGCCTTCCAACCATTCATGAGCACCACTACCAAGTGGTCCTCAGCCAGTTTGTACTTTACTACTTTGTTCCAATGCTGGTCATCGCCTTCAACTATGTCCGGCTGGCTGTCTTTCTCCACAAGAGCCCTGTAATGTCGGTGTCCAGTGCCAGGAACACCCGCCGTGCCTCTGTCATGGTGTTCTTGGCTGCTGCCACCTTCTCAGTGTGTTGGCTGCCTGGTTATGTGCTGGAACTGTGTGTGTACCTGGGGCTGTATCGCCATGGACAGGCATGGGAGATATTTTACTTCGTCTGTACTGTGCTGCAGTACCTGCACCCCTGTATCAACCCTGTGCTCTATGTACTGCTCTCAAAGCGCTATCGCCACACGAGGGCAGCCTGGCTCTTCAGATGTAACAGGAATAGAGTGCAGCCGCAGGTCATTAGTGTCACAACAGACAGCTTTTAAATACACATGATTTGTTTAAGCATCAAGCAAAGTCGGGGAAAGTCTTTATGTATACTGTTTATAAAAATCAACTTCTTTTGTATACAATAAGATGAATGTTTTCGTGATTACCTTCCATTTCTGAGGtataaatgaagaaataagaagacatGAAAATATGGGAGGATAATTTTTTAGGCTTGAACTTAAGTTTTCTCAAAACATTCACTATTAACTGcaaaaagaataataatcatcaaaattaaatgtaagtatCCAGTGTTAGGTGAGCTCTGTAAGCCTATTGTAAGTAGTCTAATGCTACCACCTAAATAATGcagaactgaaaacaatatGATGAGACATTCATGAAGCTGCAGTTTAGTCTTTTTTTAAGTAAGTAGCAGTGAGCTTGATTTCATATTTTGGGCAGCACTTTGATTAAATTCCCACTGAGTTTGtatcaaatgtttttgattaGTTTATTTTCATTGGTCAAGATGTTTCTGTGACTTTTCTTATTTGGTTGGCtctattttcttgtttgtttttacatgctAGTAAAATGACAACACCCATCATGAAGCATTTTGTGTTGTACTCATATGCCTCTTTTGTCCTAGTCTTCTATCCTCATGTCCTCATGTCTTCTATTTCTATACATCATTTCAAACTGCTTTCTtacaaaattatttttagacttcttttaaaagaaaatctaaaagaGCGAGGAACACTATTTAATActttcaaaatattcacatttgtattgGGCCTTAAAGATAGCAATACAaaactgcttttatttcatgGCAATCATAAATTAGAAACCAGATGTACTATTTAACCTCTCCACAGAGCTATGTTATTCCATCATATTTGGACATTTGTGCTCCACAAACTCTAAAAACCTGCTTTAAAAATTCTCATATGACAAATTAACTTTTACCGATCGGCTCTTATCCAAGGAGCAACAAATCATTCAGTAAGTTTTGCTACCCTGGCAGAGGATGGCCATTAAATATGAGCTGTATGATCCAGCCCATGAGTGTTCCAGTGGGGTAAGCTGCagcctttaatttttttctcaatgtaATTGAGCCATCACAGTGACGTTTTAACAACACAGAGGCCAAAATATGATGCTGGACTGAATGACAAGATTCTGATTGCCAGTgtgattatgattatttaaGTTAAAGTTTTAGTGTAAAATATATGTGATTCACATTGCTAAATATATGGTACAGTATGGAAAGTTATATTGATATCATAATTCTGTCTGGATTGGATCCAGGGGCAAGTATGTGGTGTGTTGATTACAGAGATTGTGAGGTAAAGTATGATTCTGTTCAATATTTCTCAAAAATAGAGTTATATTTTCACTGGGCTGCACTGTTGTAAATTACTGCTTTTCACAATAGcaataatattaacaataataagaattttcaatattttatgtGCTGTAACGTAGCCCCATGTTACTAAACACCATCCAGTCAGTTTTTTGATGGGATGTTTATCTCATGCTTACTATACAATCAAACATtagataaaagacaaaaatggcaTATTACTACAATAAGTATTTCAGGGATGACTGCTTCTTTTTCTAAAAATTAGCTTAATCCACCACCAGCTGATGACTGTTTACTGGATGGCTCCTCAGTCTATGGATCCACCAgttcatacttttttttccccctcaggaAGCAAAGTTTGGAGTGGGCGGAGAGTAAGCTGAGGGTCATGCAGCAGGTGTTGTGGTTATACAGAAAGGAACAGGGATTGGGAAAGGTAATAACAAGTCTGGCTGAGTTCTGGCGGCCACTGCAGTAATAGGAGACAACCTGCCCCACCCTCTGTCAGCTCGCCCCCTGACTTTTGGCCTTCTCCTTAGAGTACAGCGAGGGCAGCTGGCCTGACTCGTACAGACCGTCATCTGTAGACCATCAGTATGTCAGATAAGGTGAAGCAATAAAGAGCACATGCTCAGGCGCTTCAAGTTAAACTACTGAACGTACATCAGAATATAGAGATTGCTCTCCAACCTCTGAACAACGACAGattagtttttgtttatttttactgaagCAAAGAAGAACAATAAACTCCCACAATGGAGAAGCTGGCAACCAGGTAacttttggcatttttgctaGAAAAAACATTCCTGCAAATACTTGATTATAGAAATAGTTGACCAGcaattttctgcttttcaacTAACCAATGAATTATTTCAGTTCCACTTAAGATTGAATTTGATGGGGCCACAAGGGGTTGCTATGGGACGCCAAACCCTTCCAGAAACAGGTGCTTGTGGACAGATCAACTTATGGCATTCCAAATCTTTGTGTTTGCTTCAATTCTTGTTGCATTTCTGATGTACATATAATGTAGATCAATGTAATATggtaaaatggtaaaaacagtAAATGGTTGGTCTTCCCTCCATTTGCCAAGCACAACACTTTGCAGAACGAGCAAAactatatttgtattttgcttttGCCTCATTACCAGTGATCTTGCCGTAATCATCATGTGGCATTTCCTGCTTCTCATAGAAAATTAATCAGAGGAAGGGGCTCCTCTAGCTCTGGCAGTGTGTTCTTGGGAATGTTTGCTTTATTGATAGGCAAGTCCTACCTACTAACCACCAACCAGAACCTgtcattacattattttttaacaatgaaataaaataatgcatttcGTAAAAACTCTGATTTCTGCATCTTTGTCCTTCAATCAAATTTCATCAGTTGTCTCACTTTCAATTTTGCATTACATTTGTAATGTTTCACATGGAGGGGATTTCAAGGGAGTCGCAGGACAATTttctaatttaaaataaaatgcgTCTTGCTAATATATCTTCACGTTTGCATCAAACTACCAGATGCAAAATATTCAGTTCTTTGGGCATGcacatcctcatcctccagtTTCTCGAGTCAGCATTTTCCTCAGGAGAGTTTTATTAAATTGATACTACATTAGTGTTTGCCAGTATTACCATGAGTCAGGAAAACCCAGCAAAGCAAACACTTAAACACATTCTGTCATGGTTGGATATATTTTCAGAACATCTACGCTGGAACTGCTGCCAGAATGTATTTAAATTACCATGTCACTTAAAACTCCCTGCCCTGGTCACTATGCAACTACTACATGAAGCAGCCTTTCCACAGAGATATAAATTCATTTAGATGACAGCCACAACCCTTTATGGTTCATCATTACCATGTATCAGGTAAGCAAGAGTGCACAATCTGGTCTGTTTCAAGAATGCTGGTACAACTTAATCACGCGCTTGGTAAATGAAGAGGGTATATTTATAAGTTTTATAATGTTGGCTCTACCTTACCCCTTGCGTATAAGTGTCTATGTGGTAGGAGCGGTTGGTGCAACAAGGTGCTTCATGACCAGATTAAGCAGAAAAAAGGCTGTGGTATCCCCATTAGCtaaaaaggtacaaaaaaaagaaaacttataACAAGCAGAATGCACTGCTAGACCAATAAACACTCCCTTTGATGAATGACATACTGTGGGTCGGACGGTGCTTGGAAACTCATTGGTTTTGGTAAAGGAAACTGAAGGGTGGTCAGCtggttacaaaacaaaaaaaacggtacactaaaaaatgtttctgattgAAAAAAATAGACAACGTACATGACTATGGTTCAACTTTTGGCGAATACGTGACAACTACCTGTATGAAATCAGTGAACACATAATTTGATCAACACCTTGACAAGCTCTGTCCCATGGTGCTGAGACAATGATAGACTGCAGCCATCCTGAGCTCTATTGGACAAAGGCAGCTCTGTTCAGGCAAATAAGGTGACTTATACTTGACTCACATTTGACTCATTACTAGCAACATAACCCATCAGCAAGTGTGCAGTATCGTTACAGAGTAGGCAGAGACAGGAGaacatttactgtactgaaGCACAAATATTCGgtactttacttaagtaaatCTAATTTTATGCTGCTTTtaacttctactccactacgTACAAGGTGTACTTCTTACTTACTATATTTTATTGATCTAGGGGGGTTAACAAGCTGCCCAGGAGTATGAGTAATTAAAATTAACTCATCAACATTAAAGTgaccacacacaacacattactGCAACAACTGTCATGTATtgtaatacatatttttatacaCACAAACGTATTCTACACAATGagcactttcacttttaatacTAATTAAGCTAACAGTTTTCTACTTAAACAAAAATTTTGAACGCAGGCCATTTACTTATAACAGAGTAATATTTCTGTGTGGCTTTACTACTTTTACTAAAGTAACAGATGTGAGTGCTTGTCCACTAATATTATCTTCATAGGGACCTGACATGATGCCAACAGGACAACCAGGATGGGGTAGAGATAGAGAAGAAGGGGTGTTTGTCTCACATACCAGTATCTGAGGGAGTCCACTGTCCCAATCATGGTGGCAAAGTCATAACTTGACCTCTCCAAATTTCACGCTGGGCTTGAAGTCCTCCACCTCAGACGACACCACTGATATCATCCAACCCCCTTTCGCCCACTGTTCACAGGTGAGAGTTGGGAGTAGAAAGGCCTCAATTTTATTCCCAGTCAGTCGTTTTTAGCTTCAGTTTTTATGAAGAATCCGATTATCAACACGGCTAGCTTAACGTTAGCATCGTTAGCGCTGCAAAACCCGTTACTGATTTAAAAGCAGCTAACTGGtggtttctttttcattaagCTACTAGTTAACTTAACTTCTAGTTGTTTTATTCACTGGTCTAAACCGTAGTTGGATATTTTTTCTTACCATTTGAACAGTTTCTCTTTGCGACACGAAGTTTCCAGTTAGGTTTAACGTTAATCAAGGAAAGCCACTTTCACCTGCCTTCTTGGTGGTAGACCTGACACAATTGACTGCAGTACCATTGTtcaccacacagtcacacattgCAGCCAAGAGAGGCGCTGTTTCACCCATTTCAAGCTGCGGAGGATAAATATGTTAAACGTTATATGAAGAAACGTGTGAAAATGGTTTAATTTTTATCAGAAAGGAGGTATAAACTTTATCACGTCCAGCCTGGCGTCTAGTGGCAGATATGACCTCTTTTGGATTGGCCTGGCTTGATATTGTCTAAGTTGTTGTCTGCTAGTTTTTCTTGAGAACGGTGGGCTGTCACCTCTTTTAGGTTGTGTTAGCCACTTGTAGCTCATCTGCCAATACACCCTCCAGGTTATGTTAACCATTTGAGTTCAGGCACATCTGTACCCTTTTTGCCAGTGTTAGCCACTTTTAGCTAATGTCTCGGTTCATAAGACAATATACTCTCTAGGTAACGTTAACCATTTAAGTTAAGGCATGACTGTACCCTTTTAGCTTTCTTGGCCAGTTTAAGCAATGTTTTTGGTTCTAATGTCAGTCAGTTCCTGCTCAAGGTAATGCTAGCCATTTAAGTTAAGCACCTCTGTACCCTTGCCATGCATATGCTGAATTCCTAGTACAAAAAAGAAGCTTTTGGCATGCTAAAGAAGGAGATATTCTTCTCAAGAGTTGTCGGCAACAAATTCAGAGCAGGTGAGTGAATACTGGACAATTTAAGTTTGTCAACAGATTAGATATAATCACAAATACACTACCCAAAATTagttagggatattgggatTTTTTTGGTGTTTCAATGCattgtttattctgtaacatatctgaatatttattttgtgttttgtgaatatttttgggatccaaattcaacacatttcatttgacttttattgcatatccatgcacatgTATATATGCATCCATATCAATATCCCTAACTAATTTTGAGTGTTGTATAAGCAAAAGCTACCAGTCTGTAGTACTATAACTTATCAGAGTTGTATGTTAAATGTCTTCCTCCCAGTGGACAAACATTGAGACCAAAACCG
This sequence is a window from Acanthopagrus latus isolate v.2019 chromosome 8, fAcaLat1.1, whole genome shotgun sequence. Protein-coding genes within it:
- the LOC119023803 gene encoding galanin receptor 2a, with protein sequence MAVLNTYGLIFACTCGVILGIGLCANLLVFSLFAKHNTLRKNRLDILLLSMTLADFLTLLLIPFTLYSAVSHSWPLGDTGCKVYQFLLAFSLAASTYSLCAVSMTRAMIITNPYHPPTMDLVILMFVLVWALSFFISLPLRMFATKDSLGPSLGFSFCLPTIHEHHYQVVLSQFVLYYFVPMLVIAFNYVRLAVFLHKSPVMSVSSARNTRRASVMVFLAAATFSVCWLPGYVLELCVYLGLYRHGQAWEIFYFVCTVLQYLHPCINPVLYVLLSKRYRHTRAAWLFRCNRNRVQPQVISVTTDSF